Proteins from one Desulfonema limicola genomic window:
- a CDS encoding cation-translocating P-type ATPase — MNHTDQFDTENIKGLSNLDAEKRLDKQGYNEIPCTEKKGIIQIGLEVIREPMFLLLLACGVLYLFSGEIQEALMLLGFVFVVMGITFYQEQKTEQALEALRDLSAPWALVIREGRKLRIPGRELVKDDILILSEGNRVPADAAAISCTSFSVDESLLTGESVPVRKTAAGRETSADTSPGGDDLPFVYSGTLVVQGHGIFKVTATGLDTEIGSIGRSLNILEPEDTPLQKQTARMVRILALMGLILCIIVVVVFGITRGSWTGGFLAGLSLAMAMLPEEFPVVLTIFMALGAWRISQHRVLTRRIPAIETLGSATVLCVDKTGTLTMNRMKIVELYAKGEFLHPEHQTKFLPEKFHELIEFSILASQADPFDPMEKAIKELGDKALAHTEHIHKDWKMLKEYPLSRELLAMSRVWQSSDGNDFIIAAKGAPEAIADLCHLSDDKTRELSEKIDMMSRKGQRVIGVARAVFNKSELPGQQHAFLFKFTGLLGLEDPVRSGVNDAIYECYEADIRTIMITGDYPETAKNIACQLGLKYHENCITGTQLAKMKDQELAKRIKKVNIFARMVPAQKLRLVKALKENGEIVAMTGDGVNDAPALKAAHIGIAMGKRGTDVARESASLVLLDDDFGSIVKTIKMGRRIFDNLQKAMIYIVAVHIPIAGMSLIPVLLHWPLALLPVHIVFLELIIDPACSVVFETEAAEKDCMKRPPRNIKEPLFGKKAVMTSLVQGIVILGAVAGIYHQAIISHEDNTARTLAFMTLVISNLALIFINRSDTSSILSTLKIANPALWWISTGTIIMLVLVMSLPFFHKLFQFCYVHPEDIIYCLMAVVLCIIILEGFKKIIHGFKKYLFNV; from the coding sequence ATGAATCATACAGATCAATTTGATACTGAAAATATCAAGGGGCTTTCTAATCTTGATGCTGAAAAACGCCTTGACAAACAGGGTTATAACGAGATTCCCTGCACTGAAAAAAAAGGGATAATCCAAATTGGCCTTGAGGTTATCCGTGAACCCATGTTCCTGCTCTTACTGGCCTGCGGTGTTCTCTACCTGTTTTCAGGAGAAATCCAGGAAGCATTAATGCTTCTGGGTTTTGTCTTTGTTGTCATGGGTATAACCTTTTATCAGGAACAAAAAACTGAACAGGCCCTTGAAGCACTTCGTGATCTTTCAGCCCCCTGGGCCCTTGTTATCAGGGAAGGCAGAAAACTGCGTATTCCCGGCAGGGAGCTGGTAAAAGATGATATTCTTATATTAAGTGAAGGAAACAGGGTTCCAGCAGATGCAGCAGCTATTTCCTGTACAAGCTTTTCAGTAGATGAATCCTTATTAACCGGGGAATCTGTGCCTGTCCGCAAAACAGCAGCAGGCAGGGAAACATCAGCAGACACCAGCCCTGGAGGCGATGATCTTCCATTTGTATATTCAGGAACCCTGGTTGTTCAGGGACATGGAATATTTAAAGTAACTGCTACAGGTTTAGATACTGAAATAGGCAGTATAGGCAGATCGCTTAATATCCTGGAACCAGAAGACACCCCTTTGCAAAAGCAGACTGCCCGCATGGTTCGTATTCTGGCCTTAATGGGATTAATCCTTTGTATTATTGTAGTAGTGGTTTTTGGAATAACAAGAGGCAGCTGGACTGGCGGCTTTCTTGCGGGGCTTTCTCTTGCCATGGCAATGCTTCCTGAAGAATTTCCAGTAGTATTAACTATTTTTATGGCACTCGGTGCATGGAGAATCTCCCAGCACCGGGTTTTAACCCGCAGAATACCTGCAATAGAAACTCTGGGTTCTGCAACAGTTCTTTGTGTTGACAAAACAGGAACCCTTACCATGAACCGCATGAAAATAGTTGAGCTTTATGCAAAAGGTGAATTTCTGCACCCGGAACATCAGACCAAATTTCTGCCTGAAAAATTCCATGAGCTTATTGAATTCAGCATCCTGGCAAGCCAGGCAGATCCCTTTGATCCCATGGAAAAAGCTATAAAAGAGCTGGGGGATAAAGCCCTTGCTCATACTGAGCATATTCACAAAGACTGGAAAATGCTCAAAGAATATCCCCTTTCCAGAGAACTGCTTGCCATGTCCCGGGTGTGGCAGTCGTCTGACGGCAATGATTTTATAATAGCAGCCAAAGGCGCTCCTGAAGCTATTGCAGATTTGTGCCATCTTTCTGATGATAAAACCAGGGAGCTTTCTGAAAAAATTGATATGATGAGCAGAAAAGGGCAAAGAGTCATCGGGGTTGCCAGGGCTGTTTTTAATAAATCTGAACTGCCCGGGCAGCAACATGCTTTTTTGTTTAAATTTACAGGGCTGCTGGGCCTGGAAGATCCTGTTCGTTCAGGAGTAAATGATGCAATTTATGAATGCTATGAAGCAGACATAAGAACTATAATGATTACAGGTGATTATCCTGAAACAGCCAAAAATATTGCCTGTCAGCTTGGATTAAAATATCATGAAAACTGTATTACAGGAACCCAGCTTGCCAAAATGAAAGACCAAGAACTGGCAAAACGTATTAAAAAAGTAAATATTTTCGCACGCATGGTTCCTGCACAAAAACTCCGTCTTGTTAAAGCATTAAAAGAGAATGGCGAGATTGTAGCCATGACAGGAGACGGCGTTAATGATGCTCCTGCACTTAAAGCTGCTCATATTGGTATTGCTATGGGTAAAAGAGGAACTGATGTTGCAAGGGAATCTGCATCTCTTGTTCTGCTTGATGATGATTTTGGTTCAATTGTCAAAACTATTAAAATGGGAAGAAGGATTTTTGATAACCTTCAAAAAGCAATGATTTATATCGTTGCAGTTCATATTCCTATTGCAGGAATGTCTCTTATTCCTGTGCTTTTGCATTGGCCCCTGGCGCTTTTGCCTGTTCATATTGTTTTTCTTGAACTTATAATTGATCCTGCATGTTCTGTTGTTTTTGAAACAGAAGCTGCTGAAAAGGACTGTATGAAAAGACCTCCGAGAAATATCAAGGAACCTCTTTTTGGAAAAAAAGCTGTAATGACAAGCCTGGTTCAGGGAATAGTGATTTTAGGTGCAGTGGCTGGAATTTATCACCAGGCAATTATAAGTCATGAAGATAATACAGCCAGAACACTTGCTTTTATGACCCTTGTTATATCCAACCTGGCATTGATTTTTATCAACCGTTCAGATACAAGTTCTATTTTATCCACCTTAAAAATAGCCAATCCTGCATTATGGTGGATCAGCACCGGAACAATAATAATGCTTGTTCTTGTTATGAGTCTGCCTTTTTTTCATAAACTTTTCCAGTTTTGTTATGTACATCCTGAAGATATTATATATTGTTTAATGGCAGTTGTATTGTGTATTATCATTCTGGAAGGATTTAAAAAAATTATTCATGGTTTTAAAAAATATCTTTTTAATGTTTAA
- the glpK gene encoding glycerol kinase GlpK, translating into MAEYIGSVDQGTTSTRFIIFDHKGQIAGVDQKEHEQIFPKPGWVEHDPVEIWKNTKEVIAGALEKNNISGADIAAIGITNQRESVVVWDKKTGKPYYNAIVWQCTRTHEICRELIKEKGQNRFRDKTGLPVATYFSGPKIKWILDNVPDARKAAENGSALFGTMETWLIWWLTGGPDNGAHVTDVTNASRTLLMDLNTLKWDKEILSTLNIPEKALARIVPSGDPDAWGMTLENGPFKAKIPVCGALGDQQAALVGQTCFKAGEAKNTYGTGCFLLLNTGHTPVPSRQGLITTLAYQFGSNQPVYCLEGSIAIAGALVQWLRDNLGLISNAAEIEELAKTVDDNGGAYFVPAFSGLFAPYWRADARGTITGLTSYVNKGHIARAVLEANAFQAKDIVEAMRKDSGVELSMLKVDGGMVVNDLLMQFQSDILNVPVIRPQVSETTALGAAYAAGLSIGFWSGPDELSKNWAVDKIWSPSMKDHKRAKLYHDWKKAVERTFDWVE; encoded by the coding sequence ATGGCAGAATATATTGGATCAGTTGACCAGGGAACAACAAGCACCAGGTTTATAATTTTTGACCATAAAGGTCAGATAGCAGGGGTTGATCAGAAGGAGCATGAGCAGATTTTTCCTAAACCAGGATGGGTTGAACATGATCCAGTGGAGATATGGAAAAATACAAAAGAGGTAATTGCAGGTGCTTTGGAAAAAAATAATATCTCAGGTGCAGATATTGCTGCTATTGGTATTACCAACCAGAGAGAAAGTGTTGTTGTCTGGGATAAAAAAACAGGAAAACCTTATTATAACGCCATTGTCTGGCAGTGTACCCGTACCCATGAAATATGCAGGGAGCTTATAAAAGAAAAGGGACAGAACAGGTTCAGGGATAAAACAGGGCTTCCTGTTGCCACTTATTTTTCAGGTCCCAAGATCAAGTGGATTCTGGATAATGTACCTGATGCACGAAAAGCTGCTGAAAATGGCAGTGCCTTGTTTGGCACCATGGAAACCTGGCTCATATGGTGGCTTACAGGTGGACCTGACAATGGTGCCCATGTAACTGATGTTACCAATGCAAGCCGTACCCTGCTCATGGATTTAAATACCCTTAAATGGGATAAGGAAATCTTGTCAACTCTTAATATACCGGAAAAAGCCCTTGCCAGGATTGTGCCTTCAGGTGATCCTGATGCCTGGGGAATGACCCTTGAAAACGGGCCTTTTAAAGCCAAAATCCCTGTCTGCGGTGCTCTTGGAGATCAGCAGGCAGCCCTTGTAGGCCAGACCTGCTTTAAGGCAGGTGAAGCAAAAAATACATATGGAACAGGATGTTTTCTCCTTTTAAATACAGGTCATACACCGGTTCCTTCAAGACAGGGACTGATTACCACCCTGGCGTATCAATTTGGTTCAAATCAGCCTGTTTATTGTCTGGAAGGCTCCATTGCTATTGCCGGGGCTTTGGTTCAATGGCTCAGGGATAATCTGGGGCTTATCTCCAATGCTGCTGAAATAGAAGAGCTTGCAAAAACTGTTGATGATAATGGAGGGGCATATTTTGTTCCTGCTTTTTCAGGGCTTTTTGCTCCTTACTGGCGGGCAGATGCAAGAGGAACTATTACGGGTCTTACCAGTTATGTTAATAAAGGCCATATTGCCCGTGCTGTTCTTGAAGCCAATGCTTTTCAGGCAAAGGATATTGTTGAGGCCATGAGAAAAGATTCAGGGGTTGAACTGAGTATGCTCAAGGTTGACGGCGGCATGGTTGTTAATGATCTTCTTATGCAGTTTCAGTCAGATATTTTAAATGTGCCTGTAATTCGTCCCCAGGTATCTGAGACTACTGCTCTGGGAGCAGCATATGCAGCAGGGCTGTCTATTGGTTTCTGGTCAGGGCCTGATGAATTAAGCAAAAACTGGGCAGTTGATAAGATATGGAGTCCTTCAATGAAAGATCATAAAAGAGCAAAACTTTATCATGACTGGAAAAAAGCTGTTGAACGTACATTTGACTGGGTTGAATAA
- a CDS encoding iron-containing alcohol dehydrogenase — protein sequence MTFEFNTATRIIFGAGTVKQAGSLAVKKGNRALVVTGSHIERAGFLLEDIKKHGIKTTCFQVSQEPDTDLAFSGADLARKEGCNMVIGFGGGSVMDTGKVIAALLTNKGDLSDYLEIIGKGMQIKHAPAPYIAIPTTAGTGAEVTKNAVLESLEHKIKVSMRSPMMVPCIAIVDPELTYTMPKKIIAATGLDALTQLMEAYVSVKATPITDAFACEGLNRAACSIWLAYEVPNDSEARENMCLASLLGGLALSNGGLGAVHGLAAPLGGMYKIPHGIVCARLLPYVMEANVNALKRLLPESQALARYNAIARILIGKKEAQAHEGIAWIKNLCSTLNIPPLSEFGLKKDDFPLLALSSQKSSSMKGNPIALTNKEITDILEKSI from the coding sequence ATGACCTTTGAATTTAATACAGCCACGCGCATTATTTTTGGTGCCGGAACTGTTAAGCAGGCTGGTTCCCTGGCTGTTAAAAAGGGAAATCGGGCATTGGTGGTTACAGGCAGTCATATTGAAAGAGCAGGGTTTTTGCTGGAAGATATTAAAAAGCATGGGATCAAAACCACATGTTTTCAGGTTTCTCAGGAACCAGACACTGATCTTGCTTTTTCAGGTGCTGATCTTGCAAGAAAAGAGGGCTGTAATATGGTTATAGGTTTTGGGGGCGGAAGCGTGATGGATACAGGCAAGGTTATTGCAGCTTTATTGACCAATAAAGGTGATTTATCAGATTATCTGGAAATAATCGGAAAAGGGATGCAGATTAAACATGCGCCTGCTCCATATATAGCAATTCCTACAACAGCAGGTACAGGGGCTGAGGTAACAAAAAATGCAGTCCTGGAATCTTTGGAACATAAAATTAAAGTAAGTATGCGCAGTCCCATGATGGTTCCCTGTATTGCAATAGTTGATCCTGAACTGACATATACAATGCCCAAAAAAATAATTGCTGCAACAGGCCTGGATGCTCTTACCCAGCTTATGGAAGCCTATGTTTCTGTTAAGGCAACACCCATAACCGATGCCTTTGCCTGTGAAGGCTTAAACCGTGCGGCCTGTTCCATCTGGCTTGCTTATGAGGTTCCCAATGACAGTGAAGCCCGTGAAAATATGTGTCTGGCAAGTCTTTTAGGGGGGCTGGCTTTGTCAAACGGAGGGCTGGGGGCAGTACACGGCCTGGCTGCACCTTTAGGAGGCATGTATAAAATTCCTCACGGCATAGTCTGTGCCAGGCTTTTGCCTTATGTAATGGAAGCCAATGTTAATGCGCTGAAAAGGCTTTTACCTGAATCCCAGGCCCTTGCCAGATACAATGCCATAGCCAGGATTTTAATCGGAAAAAAAGAAGCACAGGCTCATGAAGGTATTGCATGGATAAAAAATCTTTGTTCAACCTTGAATATTCCTCCTTTGTCTGAATTTGGATTAAAAAAAGATGATTTTCCTTTATTAGCACTAAGTTCCCAGAAATCAAGCAGTATGAAAGGCAATCCCATTGCATTAACAAATAAAGAAATAACTGATATTTTGGAAAAATCCATATAA
- a CDS encoding ATP-binding SpoIIE family protein phosphatase, protein MKQKFKDSNIRPDDEKECLEDQGINISLSKKILAMVNGRIPRYIDLSKDMVLFCDTISLSCCQEGGDHFFIRELDPDRYFKKGRTIISIKDQSGHDLGCILKSILTDLIHQSIIHSKNSLSFEKTISELNRLLMTSSLLNNDDFLTALICELNHENLMLTYVSCGHPSFLVIRENKIFSWPDKKNRKGANPPLAVLENYQFSANEFQLQKGDRLILYTDGLVKAPVFEEEFQTGRLIYLEELKKIIYSLVSKNISMPVQTLLDHLLGYVSSLSSKEISRSGQNNSKDDITLLGLEIEDKTDMIEEKWHPENIEDLQKQINRFMKKRTKEWKAKGFSKPFRLQVCFEEAVVNAWVHGHKSDPEKPIYIKYRYQNDFHIEIIDTGRGFDLSKIPDPREALHRFQESGRGIFMIHNYASRARWTSRGKHLTMIFKKEPNDLEKKSIQMAEHYLNLWKS, encoded by the coding sequence ATGAAACAAAAATTCAAAGATTCAAATATCCGGCCTGACGATGAAAAAGAGTGTTTGGAAGATCAGGGCATTAATATCAGCCTGTCTAAAAAAATTCTTGCTATGGTTAACGGCAGGATTCCAAGATATATTGATCTTTCCAAAGATATGGTTCTTTTTTGCGATACAATTTCACTTTCCTGCTGCCAGGAAGGAGGAGATCATTTTTTTATCAGGGAACTTGATCCTGATAGATATTTTAAAAAAGGAAGGACGATTATAAGTATAAAAGACCAGTCAGGCCATGACTTGGGGTGTATACTTAAATCAATTCTTACAGATCTGATTCATCAGTCAATTATTCATTCGAAAAATTCTTTATCCTTTGAAAAAACAATATCTGAACTAAACAGGCTCTTAATGACTTCCAGCCTGCTTAACAATGATGATTTTCTAACAGCTCTTATCTGTGAACTTAACCATGAAAATCTTATGCTGACTTATGTTTCATGCGGTCATCCCAGTTTTCTTGTAATAAGGGAAAATAAGATATTTTCTTGGCCTGATAAAAAAAACAGAAAAGGAGCAAATCCGCCCCTGGCTGTTTTGGAAAATTATCAATTTTCTGCAAATGAATTTCAATTGCAAAAAGGAGACAGGCTTATACTATATACAGACGGTCTGGTGAAAGCTCCTGTTTTTGAAGAAGAATTTCAAACAGGCAGGCTTATCTATTTGGAAGAATTGAAAAAAATAATATATTCCCTGGTTTCAAAAAATATCAGTATGCCTGTTCAAACTCTTTTAGACCATCTGCTTGGATATGTTTCCAGTCTAAGCAGCAAAGAGATTTCCAGGTCAGGACAAAATAATTCAAAAGATGATATAACCCTGCTAGGGCTGGAGATTGAAGATAAAACAGATATGATTGAAGAAAAATGGCATCCTGAAAATATTGAAGATCTTCAAAAACAGATAAACAGGTTTATGAAAAAACGAACAAAAGAATGGAAGGCAAAAGGTTTTTCAAAACCTTTTCGTCTGCAGGTCTGTTTTGAAGAGGCTGTTGTAAATGCATGGGTTCATGGGCATAAATCAGATCCTGAAAAACCGATTTATATAAAATACCGTTATCAAAATGATTTTCATATTGAAATAATTGACACGGGCCGGGGCTTTGATCTTAGTAAAATACCGGATCCAAGAGAAGCCTTACACCGGTTTCAGGAATCAGGGCGGGGTATATTTATGATTCATAACTATGCCAGCCGTGCCAGATGGACTTCCAGAGGAAAGCATTTGACCATGATATTTAAAAAAGAGCCTAATGATCTGGAAAAAAAATCTATTCAAATGGCAGAGCATTATCTTAATTTATGGAAAAGCTAA
- a CDS encoding STAS domain-containing protein, whose protein sequence is MNIKVNAQGYRIDINISGSVDQFSAKTLKTEFEKLQLSQVKEIIINMDQVTYIGSAGVGKLLLLYKNFSARDGKISIINLSEDIYDMLTNMELGEIFNLTRKP, encoded by the coding sequence ATGAATATAAAGGTTAATGCTCAGGGTTATCGAATTGATATTAATATTTCAGGCAGTGTTGACCAGTTCAGTGCAAAAACCCTTAAAACAGAGTTTGAAAAATTGCAGTTATCCCAGGTAAAAGAAATTATTATTAATATGGATCAGGTAACATATATAGGAAGTGCCGGGGTTGGAAAACTGCTTCTTCTTTATAAAAATTTTTCTGCCAGAGACGGGAAAATCAGTATTATAAATTTATCAGAAGATATCTATGATATGCTTACAAATATGGAACTTGGAGAAATTTTTAATTTAACCCGGAAACCTTAG
- a CDS encoding methyl-accepting chemotaxis protein: MNFRTKLLITLIPIAVIAVGSIAIISSMSGAENIIRIQKYSMEILVDKTMNELSSWISARKRDAVIFSKNSVFIAACKGNQIDKARDQLKYFHEISPFYEAMFIADPEGKIFVDSIDGKAEGIDISKLPEYQINASKAKAGELWVGSVGRSPASGRPVSLITAPVKDNGNIIGIIGIPIELNVFSQNSIASIKLGKTGYLFMADENGTLLAHPDKNLILNLNLNTLDFGKVFMTQKNGVLEYFWKGDDKICVFRSTKDRNWLVAATITKNEFLASVNKIKYISAVVGVFALAFIIISVLISTGKAFAIIRKTVDALNLGSSEIEQAANEVSNSSQELAEGASRQAAALEETSATLEELSAYSREAASLTDGAEELMNKNVAKTAHSLKALKELTYDMGRIEEDSSEIGSVTKTIDEIAFQTNLLALNAAVEAARAGNAGAGFAVVADEVRNLALKAGNAARDSQELLEGMRNRIITGAKALRKMSSDFGAIVESATIMGEKTVSITSASKEQSISIQQVSKASLEIDEITQVMAANAEESAAASEQLLAQAKSIHQLVINLSSITGTTIKKDGKWGSFINKIIKEKINEYKG, translated from the coding sequence ATGAATTTCAGGACAAAATTATTAATTACACTTATACCCATTGCAGTTATTGCTGTGGGAAGCATTGCTATAATATCTTCCATGTCAGGGGCTGAAAATATAATCAGAATACAAAAATACAGCATGGAAATCCTTGTTGATAAAACCATGAATGAATTGTCTTCATGGATTTCAGCCAGAAAACGGGATGCTGTGATTTTTTCCAAAAATTCTGTTTTTATAGCTGCATGTAAAGGAAACCAGATAGACAAGGCCAGGGATCAGCTTAAATATTTTCATGAAATATCCCCTTTTTACGAAGCTATGTTTATTGCAGATCCAGAGGGAAAAATCTTTGTGGATTCCATTGACGGCAAGGCAGAAGGTATAGATATTTCAAAACTGCCTGAATATCAAATCAATGCTTCCAAAGCAAAGGCGGGAGAATTGTGGGTAGGCAGTGTCGGCCGCTCTCCTGCATCAGGGAGACCGGTTTCTCTTATTACTGCACCTGTAAAAGATAATGGAAATATTATCGGGATTATAGGCATACCCATTGAATTAAATGTATTTTCACAAAATTCCATTGCCAGTATAAAGCTGGGAAAAACAGGATATCTTTTTATGGCTGATGAAAACGGTACTCTTTTAGCTCATCCTGATAAAAATCTGATCCTGAATTTAAATTTAAATACCCTTGATTTTGGAAAGGTTTTCATGACTCAAAAAAATGGAGTACTTGAATATTTCTGGAAAGGGGATGACAAGATATGTGTATTTAGATCAACTAAAGATAGAAACTGGCTTGTAGCAGCTACAATTACAAAAAATGAATTCCTGGCATCTGTTAATAAGATTAAATATATTTCTGCAGTAGTTGGTGTTTTTGCACTGGCTTTTATAATTATTTCTGTTTTGATTTCCACGGGAAAGGCATTTGCCATAATAAGAAAAACTGTTGATGCTCTCAATCTTGGATCTTCTGAAATCGAACAAGCAGCAAACGAGGTTTCCAATTCAAGCCAGGAGCTTGCAGAAGGTGCATCCAGGCAGGCTGCTGCTTTGGAGGAAACATCAGCTACTCTTGAAGAATTATCTGCTTACAGCCGTGAAGCAGCCAGCCTGACAGATGGGGCTGAAGAGTTGATGAATAAAAATGTTGCTAAAACAGCTCATTCCCTCAAGGCTCTTAAAGAATTAACCTATGATATGGGCAGGATTGAGGAAGACAGCTCTGAAATAGGCAGTGTTACCAAAACCATTGATGAAATTGCATTTCAAACAAATCTTCTTGCTTTAAATGCAGCAGTGGAAGCTGCCAGGGCAGGAAATGCAGGAGCAGGGTTTGCCGTTGTTGCTGATGAGGTCAGAAACCTGGCTTTAAAAGCAGGAAATGCAGCCAGGGATTCCCAGGAACTTCTGGAAGGCATGAGAAACAGGATAATAACAGGAGCCAAAGCCCTGAGAAAAATGAGCAGTGATTTTGGAGCTATTGTTGAATCTGCAACAATAATGGGTGAAAAAACTGTTTCAATAACATCAGCAAGCAAGGAGCAGTCAATCAGTATTCAGCAGGTAAGCAAGGCATCATTAGAGATTGATGAAATTACCCAGGTCATGGCTGCCAATGCAGAAGAATCAGCAGCAGCCAGCGAGCAGTTGCTTGCCCAGGCAAAATCAATACATCAATTAGTTATAAATCTAAGCTCCATTACAGGAACCACTATAAAAAAAGACGGAAAATGGGGTTCCTTTATAAACAAAATAATTAAGGAGAAGATAAATGAATATAAAGGTTAA